A section of the Mangifera indica cultivar Alphonso chromosome 12, CATAS_Mindica_2.1, whole genome shotgun sequence genome encodes:
- the LOC123192590 gene encoding ABC transporter G family member 24-like isoform X1, with protein sequence MVKSCSILKWVVVVLSFSCGVQCQDVSDYSQIDNPAVLPLITQVVYSSISSLTTNLSKDIASRSSACVKDPEADWNKAFNYSSNLDFLASCIQKTRGDITKRLCTAAEIKFYFNSFFVSSGDSSFLKPNKNCNLTIWVSGCEPGWACSVGQDQQVDLGNSQDIPARTQNCESCCEGFFCPQGLTCMIPCPLGAYCPLATLNNSTGICEPYDYQIPAERNHTCGGANIWADVATGKEIFCSAGSYCPTTIQRNACGSGHYCRMGSTSEKPCFKLASCDAQASHQNLRAYGVMLIAALATLLLIIYNCFDQVLSTRDRRLAKSREAAARSARDRAEARQRWKSAKDVAKKHATGLQIQLSRTFSRKKSVQPPEKLRILDQAKSDIDEDLYLNSHSSSSNATLPISAPSKGKKKEPDQMHKIYGIENHHSNYESVSLDIEDGKRKEHVSKGKDKEITTDSQIFRYAYNQLEKEKAQQQKNKNLTFSGVISMATDTEVRKRPLIEISFKDLTLTLKTKNKHLLRCVTGKIKPGRITAVMGPSGAGKTTFLSALAGKAIACKSTGSILINDKHESIHSYKKIIGFVPQDDIVHGDLTVEENFWFHAHCRLSTDLAKADKVLVVERVIECLGLQSVRDSLVGTVEKRGISGGQRKRVNVGLEMVMEPSLLLLDEPTSGLDSASSQLLLRALRREALEGVNICMVVHQPSYALFRMFDDLVLLAKGGLTVYHGSVKTVEEYFSNLGIKVPERVNPPDHYIDILEGIVVPSASPNFNYKELPVRWMLHNGYQVPPDLRQYAGGVVMPPMGMNLANGENLSDAGIEDRSFVGELWQDVKSNVEIHHDKIRFNFLTSKDLSNRRTPGLFQQYRYFLGRVSKQRLREAKLQAVDYLILLLAGACLGSLSKASDDQNFGAAGYSYTIIAVSLLCNIAALRTFSLDKLQYWRESAAGVSSSAYFLAKDTIDHFNTVIKPVVYLSMFYFLTNPRSSFADNYIVLLCLVYCSTGIAYALAIFFQPGSAQLWSVLLPVVLTLVATRTNGSQALKDIANLCYPKWALEAFVIANAERYSGVWLITRCGALLKSGYNLNEWILCIVILLIIGVVSRAIAFIGMLIFQKK encoded by the exons ATGGTGAAATCGTGCTCAATTCTCAAGTGGGTCGTTGtggttttgagtttttcatGTGGGGTGCAGTGCCAAGATGTGAGTGACTACAGTCAAATTGACAATCCTGCAGTTCTTCCGCTCATCACACAGGTTGTTTACAGCAGCATCTCTAGTCTTACCACGAATCTTAGCAAGGATATAGCCAGCCGGTCAAGCGCTTGCGTTAAGGACCC GGAAGCTGATTGGAATAAAGCATTTAATTATTCGTCCAATTTGGACTTCTTGGCTTCTTGCATTCAAAAAACTAGAG GAGATATCACCAAGCGGTTGTGTACTGCTGCAGAAATAAAGTTCTACTTCAACAGTTTCTTTGTATCATCTGGGGATTCCAGTTTTTTGAAACCTAACAAGAATTGCAATTTAACCATATGGGTATCTGGTTGTGAACCAGGATGGGCTTGTAGTGTTGGCCAAGATCAGCAGGTTGACCTTGGTAATTCACAGGACATTCCAGCAAGAACTCAGAACTGTGAGTCTTGTTGTGAGGGTTTCTTCTGTCCACAAGGTCTAACATGCATGATAC CTTGCCCGCTTGGTGCCTATTGTCCTCTTGCAACACTCAATAACTCAACTGGCATATGTGAACC ATATGATTACCAAATACCTGCAGAACGGAACCATACCTGTGGAGGGGCCAATATCTGGGCTGATGTTGCTACTGGTAAGGAGATATTTTGTTCAGCAGGATCATATTGCCCAACAACTATACAGAGAAATGCTTGCGGTAGTGG ACATTACTGCAGAATGGGTTCTACATCTGAGAAAC CCTGCTTCAAGTTGGCTTCATGTGATGCACAAGCTTCACATCAAAATCTGCGTGCGTATGGAGTTATGCTAATA GCTGCTCTGGCTACTCTACTACTCATTATTTACAACTGTTTTGACCAAGTTCTCTCCACTCGGGACAGGAGACTGGCCAAATCCAGGGAAGCAGCAGCAAGGAGTGCAAGAGACAGAGCAGAAGCACGTCAAAGGTGGAAATCTGCAAAGGACGTTGCTAAAAAACATGCAACTGGATTGCAAATTCAGTTATCACGCACATTTTCTCGTAAGAAATCTGTCCAACCTCCTGAGAAGCTTCGGATTTTAGACCAAGCTAAATCAGACATAGATGAAGATTTGTACCTGAATTCTCATTCAAGTTCCTCAAATGCCACTCTGCCAATATCTGCACCttcaaaaggaaagaaaaaagaaccTGATCAGATGCATAAGATCTATGGGATAGAAAATCACCATAGTAATTATGAGAGTGTCAGTCTTGATATTGAagatggaaaaagaaaagagcatGTGTCCAAAGggaaagataaagaaattacTACTGACAGCCAAATTTTTAGGTATGCCTATAATCAACTTGAAAAGGAGAAAGCTCAACAGCAAAAAAACAAGAATCTTACCTTCTCAGGAGTAATTTCAATGGCTACCGACACCGAAGTCAGAAAAAGGCCTCTAATTGAGATTTCTTTCAAAGACCTGACCCTTACTttgaagacaaaaaataaacatttgtTGAGGTGTGTAACTGGAAAAATTAAGCCTGGCCGCATCACTGCTGTCATGGGTCCTTCAGGGGCTGGGAAGACAACATTTCTTTCTGCTCTGGCAGGAAAAGCAATTGCATGCAAGTCAACTGGTTCAATTCTTATAAATGATAAGCATGAATCAATCCACtcatataagaaaattatagGTTTTGTGCCACAAGATGATATCGTACATGGAGATCTGACTGTGGAAGAGAATTTCTGGTTCCATGCACATTGCAG ATTATCAACTGACTTGGCAAAAGCCGACAAGGTTTTAGTTGTTGAAAGAGTTATTGAGTGCTTGGGGCTTCAATCTGTGAGGGATTCCTTGGTTGGAACGGTAGAAAAGCGAGGCATCTCTGGAGGGCAGAGGAAGCGAGTAAATGTTGGATTAGAAATGGTTATGGAACCTTCACTTTTGCTCTTAGATGAACCCACGTCTGGTTTGGACAGTGCATCCTCTCAGCTGCTTCTTAGAGCACTTCGACGTGAAGCTCTTGAAGGGGTAAACATCTGCATGGTGGTTCACCAACCAAG TTATGCCTTGTTCAGAATGTTTGACGATTTAGTACTTCTGGCAAAAGGTGGCCTTACTGTTTATCATGGTTCAGTGAAGACAGTTGAAGAATACTTTTCAAATCTTGGTATCAAGGTCCCAGAGCGTGTTAATCCTCCTGACCATTACATTGACATATTGGAGGGTATAGTTGTACCAAGTGCAAgcccaaattttaattataaggaGCTTCCTGTCAGATGGATGCTTCATAATGGGTATCAAGTGCCCCCTGATTTGCGGCAGTATGCTGGTGGAGTTGTTATGCCCCCAATGGGTATGAATCTAGCTAATGGAGAAAATCTTTCTGATGCTGGAATAGAGGACAGGTCTTTTGTTGGAGAATTATGGCAAGATGTAAAGAGTAATGTGGAGATACATCATGATAAGATACGATTTAATTTCCTTACGTCCAAGGATTTATCAAACAGGAGAACTCCAGGTTTATTCCAGCAATACAGATACTTCCTTGGGAG GGTTAGCAAGCAGCGACTAAGGGAAGCTAAATTACAAGCCGTTGATTATCTGATCTTACTGCTTGCTGGAGCCTGCTTAGGATCATTGAGCAAAGCAAGTGATGATCAGAACTTTGGGGCAGCTGGTTATTCATATACCATTATTGCAGTTT CTCTTCTATGCAATATAGCAGCTTTGCGAACATTTTCTCTAGACAAATTACAGTACTGGAGAGAAAGTGCTGCTGGCGTGAGCAGCTCGGCCTATTTTCTTGCCAAGGATACAATTGACCATTTCAATACAGTGATCAAACCTGTTGTGTATCTCTCTATGTTCTATTTTTTGACCAACCCAAGATCCAGCTTTGCGGATAATTACATTGTTTTGCTATGCCTTGTTTATTGTTCAACCGGTATAGCCTATGCACTGGCTATCTTCTTTCAACCAGGTTCAGCACAGCTG TGGTCGGTTCTACTTCCCGTGGTTTTGACGCTGGTTGCAACACGAACAAATGGTAGTCAAGCTTTGAAGGATATTGCTAACTTGTGCTACCCCAAGTGGGCTCTGGAAGCATTTGTGATTGCAAATGCTGAAAG GTATTCTGGAGTATGGCTGATTACTCGATGTGGTGCACTGCTGAAGAGTGGATACAATCTTAATGAATGGATTCTTTGTATAGTGATCCTTCTTATCATCGGAGTGGTTAGCCGTGCCATAGCATTCATCGGCATGTTGatctttcaaaagaaataa
- the LOC123192590 gene encoding ABC transporter G family member 28-like isoform X2, with product MHDTYDYQIPAERNHTCGGANIWADVATGKEIFCSAGSYCPTTIQRNACGSGHYCRMGSTSEKPCFKLASCDAQASHQNLRAYGVMLIAALATLLLIIYNCFDQVLSTRDRRLAKSREAAARSARDRAEARQRWKSAKDVAKKHATGLQIQLSRTFSRKKSVQPPEKLRILDQAKSDIDEDLYLNSHSSSSNATLPISAPSKGKKKEPDQMHKIYGIENHHSNYESVSLDIEDGKRKEHVSKGKDKEITTDSQIFRYAYNQLEKEKAQQQKNKNLTFSGVISMATDTEVRKRPLIEISFKDLTLTLKTKNKHLLRCVTGKIKPGRITAVMGPSGAGKTTFLSALAGKAIACKSTGSILINDKHESIHSYKKIIGFVPQDDIVHGDLTVEENFWFHAHCRLSTDLAKADKVLVVERVIECLGLQSVRDSLVGTVEKRGISGGQRKRVNVGLEMVMEPSLLLLDEPTSGLDSASSQLLLRALRREALEGVNICMVVHQPSYALFRMFDDLVLLAKGGLTVYHGSVKTVEEYFSNLGIKVPERVNPPDHYIDILEGIVVPSASPNFNYKELPVRWMLHNGYQVPPDLRQYAGGVVMPPMGMNLANGENLSDAGIEDRSFVGELWQDVKSNVEIHHDKIRFNFLTSKDLSNRRTPGLFQQYRYFLGRVSKQRLREAKLQAVDYLILLLAGACLGSLSKASDDQNFGAAGYSYTIIAVSLLCNIAALRTFSLDKLQYWRESAAGVSSSAYFLAKDTIDHFNTVIKPVVYLSMFYFLTNPRSSFADNYIVLLCLVYCSTGIAYALAIFFQPGSAQLWSVLLPVVLTLVATRTNGSQALKDIANLCYPKWALEAFVIANAERYSGVWLITRCGALLKSGYNLNEWILCIVILLIIGVVSRAIAFIGMLIFQKK from the exons ATGCATGATAC ATATGATTACCAAATACCTGCAGAACGGAACCATACCTGTGGAGGGGCCAATATCTGGGCTGATGTTGCTACTGGTAAGGAGATATTTTGTTCAGCAGGATCATATTGCCCAACAACTATACAGAGAAATGCTTGCGGTAGTGG ACATTACTGCAGAATGGGTTCTACATCTGAGAAAC CCTGCTTCAAGTTGGCTTCATGTGATGCACAAGCTTCACATCAAAATCTGCGTGCGTATGGAGTTATGCTAATA GCTGCTCTGGCTACTCTACTACTCATTATTTACAACTGTTTTGACCAAGTTCTCTCCACTCGGGACAGGAGACTGGCCAAATCCAGGGAAGCAGCAGCAAGGAGTGCAAGAGACAGAGCAGAAGCACGTCAAAGGTGGAAATCTGCAAAGGACGTTGCTAAAAAACATGCAACTGGATTGCAAATTCAGTTATCACGCACATTTTCTCGTAAGAAATCTGTCCAACCTCCTGAGAAGCTTCGGATTTTAGACCAAGCTAAATCAGACATAGATGAAGATTTGTACCTGAATTCTCATTCAAGTTCCTCAAATGCCACTCTGCCAATATCTGCACCttcaaaaggaaagaaaaaagaaccTGATCAGATGCATAAGATCTATGGGATAGAAAATCACCATAGTAATTATGAGAGTGTCAGTCTTGATATTGAagatggaaaaagaaaagagcatGTGTCCAAAGggaaagataaagaaattacTACTGACAGCCAAATTTTTAGGTATGCCTATAATCAACTTGAAAAGGAGAAAGCTCAACAGCAAAAAAACAAGAATCTTACCTTCTCAGGAGTAATTTCAATGGCTACCGACACCGAAGTCAGAAAAAGGCCTCTAATTGAGATTTCTTTCAAAGACCTGACCCTTACTttgaagacaaaaaataaacatttgtTGAGGTGTGTAACTGGAAAAATTAAGCCTGGCCGCATCACTGCTGTCATGGGTCCTTCAGGGGCTGGGAAGACAACATTTCTTTCTGCTCTGGCAGGAAAAGCAATTGCATGCAAGTCAACTGGTTCAATTCTTATAAATGATAAGCATGAATCAATCCACtcatataagaaaattatagGTTTTGTGCCACAAGATGATATCGTACATGGAGATCTGACTGTGGAAGAGAATTTCTGGTTCCATGCACATTGCAG ATTATCAACTGACTTGGCAAAAGCCGACAAGGTTTTAGTTGTTGAAAGAGTTATTGAGTGCTTGGGGCTTCAATCTGTGAGGGATTCCTTGGTTGGAACGGTAGAAAAGCGAGGCATCTCTGGAGGGCAGAGGAAGCGAGTAAATGTTGGATTAGAAATGGTTATGGAACCTTCACTTTTGCTCTTAGATGAACCCACGTCTGGTTTGGACAGTGCATCCTCTCAGCTGCTTCTTAGAGCACTTCGACGTGAAGCTCTTGAAGGGGTAAACATCTGCATGGTGGTTCACCAACCAAG TTATGCCTTGTTCAGAATGTTTGACGATTTAGTACTTCTGGCAAAAGGTGGCCTTACTGTTTATCATGGTTCAGTGAAGACAGTTGAAGAATACTTTTCAAATCTTGGTATCAAGGTCCCAGAGCGTGTTAATCCTCCTGACCATTACATTGACATATTGGAGGGTATAGTTGTACCAAGTGCAAgcccaaattttaattataaggaGCTTCCTGTCAGATGGATGCTTCATAATGGGTATCAAGTGCCCCCTGATTTGCGGCAGTATGCTGGTGGAGTTGTTATGCCCCCAATGGGTATGAATCTAGCTAATGGAGAAAATCTTTCTGATGCTGGAATAGAGGACAGGTCTTTTGTTGGAGAATTATGGCAAGATGTAAAGAGTAATGTGGAGATACATCATGATAAGATACGATTTAATTTCCTTACGTCCAAGGATTTATCAAACAGGAGAACTCCAGGTTTATTCCAGCAATACAGATACTTCCTTGGGAG GGTTAGCAAGCAGCGACTAAGGGAAGCTAAATTACAAGCCGTTGATTATCTGATCTTACTGCTTGCTGGAGCCTGCTTAGGATCATTGAGCAAAGCAAGTGATGATCAGAACTTTGGGGCAGCTGGTTATTCATATACCATTATTGCAGTTT CTCTTCTATGCAATATAGCAGCTTTGCGAACATTTTCTCTAGACAAATTACAGTACTGGAGAGAAAGTGCTGCTGGCGTGAGCAGCTCGGCCTATTTTCTTGCCAAGGATACAATTGACCATTTCAATACAGTGATCAAACCTGTTGTGTATCTCTCTATGTTCTATTTTTTGACCAACCCAAGATCCAGCTTTGCGGATAATTACATTGTTTTGCTATGCCTTGTTTATTGTTCAACCGGTATAGCCTATGCACTGGCTATCTTCTTTCAACCAGGTTCAGCACAGCTG TGGTCGGTTCTACTTCCCGTGGTTTTGACGCTGGTTGCAACACGAACAAATGGTAGTCAAGCTTTGAAGGATATTGCTAACTTGTGCTACCCCAAGTGGGCTCTGGAAGCATTTGTGATTGCAAATGCTGAAAG GTATTCTGGAGTATGGCTGATTACTCGATGTGGTGCACTGCTGAAGAGTGGATACAATCTTAATGAATGGATTCTTTGTATAGTGATCCTTCTTATCATCGGAGTGGTTAGCCGTGCCATAGCATTCATCGGCATGTTGatctttcaaaagaaataa
- the LOC123192591 gene encoding ATPase GET3B-like isoform X2 yields the protein MATIPCCFPSTSLSSSFSIHKNCSFNKNSNFMSVMGSLTFSPITSTLYTRFVSISIKQKRTNIPLQVRSVASPSEAIAGFDEMVSGTQRKYYMLGGKGGVGKTSCAASLAVKFANNGHPTLVVSTDPAHSLSDSFAQDLTGGQLVPVEGPDYPLFALEINPEKAREEFRNVTQKDGGTGVKDLMDGMGLGLLLEQLGELKLGELLDTPPPGLDEAIAISKVMQFLESQEYSMFTRIVFDTAPTGHTLRLLSLPDFLDASIGKILKLKQKLASATSAIKSVFGQEQTQPNSADKLEKLRERMVKVRELFRDRDATEFVIVTIPTVMAVSESSRLRASLTKENVPVKRLIVNQILPPSASDCKFCAMKRKDQMRALDMIQSDPELSNLIMVQAPLVDVEIRGVPALKFMGDIIWK from the exons ATGGCAACGATTCCATGCTGTTTTCCCTCCAcgtctttatcttcttcattctcaatTCACAAAAACTgttcttttaataaaaactcaaacttcatGTCTGTTATGGGTTCGCTCACTTTCTCTCCCATAACCAGCACGCTCTACACTCGTTTTGTTTCAATTTCTATCAAACAAAAGCGTACCAATATCCCACTTCAAG TGAGATCAGTGGCTTCCCCTTCAGAAGCTATTGCTGGGTTTGATGAAATGGTGTCCGGGACTCAAAGGAAGTATTATATGTTAGGTGGGAAGGGAGGTGTAGGCAAGACAAGTTGTGCTGCTTCACTTGCTGTTAAATTTGCAAATAATGGACACCCTACTTTAGTGGTTTCAACTGATCCTGCACATTCGTTAAGTGATTCTTTTGCTCAG GATTTGACTGGAGGGCAACTGGTACCAGTTGAAGGACCTGATTATCCATTGTTTGCTCTTGAG ATAAACCCTGAGAAGGCTAGGGAAGAATTTCGCAATGTAACTCAGAAAGATGGTGGAACTGGAGTGAAGGATTTAATGGATGGCATGGGTCTTGGTCTGCTTTTAGAGCAG TTAGGAGAGTTAAAACTTGGAGAGCTATTGGACACACCTCCTCCCGGTTTGGATGAAGCAATTGCAATTTCCAAA GTGATGCAATTCCTTGAATCCCAGGAGTATAGTATGTTTACTCGAATAGTTTTTGATACTGCACCTACG GGCCATACTTTACGACTTCTATCTTTGCCGGACTTCTTGGATGCTTCCATTGGAAAGATATTGAAG CTCAAACAGAAATTAGCTTCAGCCACCTCAGCAATAAAATCCGTGTTTGGGCAAGAACAAACCCAACCAAATTCT GCTGACAAATTGGAGAAACTGAGGGAGAGGATGGTAAAAGTACGTGAACTTTTCCGTGATAGAGATGCAACAGAATTTGTTATAGTGACAATCCCCAcg GTGATGGCGGTCAGTGAGTCATCAAGGCTGCGTGCTTCATTGACGAAGGAAAATGTTCCTGTCAAGAGGCTTATTGTCAATCAGATTCTTCCCCCATCTGCCTCAGACTGCAAGTTTTGTGCTATGAAAAGGAAG GATCAGATGCGTGCTCTTGATATGATCCAAAGTGATCCAGAACTCTCCAACTTGATAATGGTTCAGGCGCCCCTAGTTGATGTCGAGATCAGAGGTGTACCAGCTCTAAAATTTATGGGGGACATTATATGGAAGTGA
- the LOC123192591 gene encoding ATPase GET3B-like isoform X1, with the protein MATIPCCFPSTSLSSSFSIHKNCSFNKNSNFMSVMGSLTFSPITSTLYTRFVSISIKQKRTNIPLQVRSVASPSEAIAGFDEMVSGTQRKYYMLGGKGGVGKTSCAASLAVKFANNGHPTLVVSTDPAHSLSDSFAQDLTGGQLVPVEGPDYPLFALEINPEKAREEFRNVTQKDGGTGVKDLMDGMGLGLLLEQLGELKLGELLDTPPPGLDEAIAISKGTSCQVMQFLESQEYSMFTRIVFDTAPTGHTLRLLSLPDFLDASIGKILKLKQKLASATSAIKSVFGQEQTQPNSADKLEKLRERMVKVRELFRDRDATEFVIVTIPTVMAVSESSRLRASLTKENVPVKRLIVNQILPPSASDCKFCAMKRKDQMRALDMIQSDPELSNLIMVQAPLVDVEIRGVPALKFMGDIIWK; encoded by the exons ATGGCAACGATTCCATGCTGTTTTCCCTCCAcgtctttatcttcttcattctcaatTCACAAAAACTgttcttttaataaaaactcaaacttcatGTCTGTTATGGGTTCGCTCACTTTCTCTCCCATAACCAGCACGCTCTACACTCGTTTTGTTTCAATTTCTATCAAACAAAAGCGTACCAATATCCCACTTCAAG TGAGATCAGTGGCTTCCCCTTCAGAAGCTATTGCTGGGTTTGATGAAATGGTGTCCGGGACTCAAAGGAAGTATTATATGTTAGGTGGGAAGGGAGGTGTAGGCAAGACAAGTTGTGCTGCTTCACTTGCTGTTAAATTTGCAAATAATGGACACCCTACTTTAGTGGTTTCAACTGATCCTGCACATTCGTTAAGTGATTCTTTTGCTCAG GATTTGACTGGAGGGCAACTGGTACCAGTTGAAGGACCTGATTATCCATTGTTTGCTCTTGAG ATAAACCCTGAGAAGGCTAGGGAAGAATTTCGCAATGTAACTCAGAAAGATGGTGGAACTGGAGTGAAGGATTTAATGGATGGCATGGGTCTTGGTCTGCTTTTAGAGCAG TTAGGAGAGTTAAAACTTGGAGAGCTATTGGACACACCTCCTCCCGGTTTGGATGAAGCAATTGCAATTTCCAAA GGAACATCTTGCCAGGTGATGCAATTCCTTGAATCCCAGGAGTATAGTATGTTTACTCGAATAGTTTTTGATACTGCACCTACG GGCCATACTTTACGACTTCTATCTTTGCCGGACTTCTTGGATGCTTCCATTGGAAAGATATTGAAG CTCAAACAGAAATTAGCTTCAGCCACCTCAGCAATAAAATCCGTGTTTGGGCAAGAACAAACCCAACCAAATTCT GCTGACAAATTGGAGAAACTGAGGGAGAGGATGGTAAAAGTACGTGAACTTTTCCGTGATAGAGATGCAACAGAATTTGTTATAGTGACAATCCCCAcg GTGATGGCGGTCAGTGAGTCATCAAGGCTGCGTGCTTCATTGACGAAGGAAAATGTTCCTGTCAAGAGGCTTATTGTCAATCAGATTCTTCCCCCATCTGCCTCAGACTGCAAGTTTTGTGCTATGAAAAGGAAG GATCAGATGCGTGCTCTTGATATGATCCAAAGTGATCCAGAACTCTCCAACTTGATAATGGTTCAGGCGCCCCTAGTTGATGTCGAGATCAGAGGTGTACCAGCTCTAAAATTTATGGGGGACATTATATGGAAGTGA
- the LOC123192993 gene encoding DNL-type zinc finger protein produces MAARLFQIKRVISLLSHNRFQKSSFLKEPSRQLFPSASVLFNRHEYHRRGLKTLTNPTSVVNEDLENHEIGSLKPTGDGSAVKHTAVSNLKTSPRHDLAMIFTCKVCETRSVKTICRESYEKGVVVARCGGCNNLHLIADRLGWFGEPGSVEEFLAARGEEVKKGSSDTLNLTLEDLAGKGNLKD; encoded by the exons ATGGCGGCAAGATTGTTCCAGATTAAACGAGTGATTTCTCTCCTTTCTCATAATCGGTTTCAAAAATCTTCTTTCTTGAAAG AACCCTCTAGGCAGTTGTTTCCTTCAGCAAGTGTACTGTTTAACAGACATGAATATCATAGAAGAGGACTGAAAACACTAACAAATCCTACCAGTGTGGTTAATGAGGATCTGGAAAATCATGAGATTGGCAGTTTGAAGCCCACTGGTGACGGTTCTGCTGTGAAGCATACTGCTGTTTCCAACTTGAAGACATCCCCGAGGCATGATCTTGCTATGATTTTTACTTGCAAGGTGTGTGAAACAAGATCTGTGAAGACAATTTGTCGTGAATCTTATGAGAAAGGTGTGGTGGTGGCACGCTGTGGTGGCTGTAATAATCTGCACTTGATTGCAGATCGCCTTGGATGGTTTGGAGAACCAGGAAGTGTTGAGGAATTCCTTGCCGCACGAGGGGAAGAAGTGAAGAAAGGTTCTTCTGATACATTAAATCTAACACTTGAAGATTTAGCAGGAAAGGGAAACTTGAAAGACTGA